A single region of the Streptomyces sp. NBC_01803 genome encodes:
- a CDS encoding transcriptional regulator, with amino-acid sequence MTARPLIARQPNERLLSLIREAGCSNAGLARRVNLCAAEHGFDFRYDKTSVARWIRGQQPRGRAPEVIAEALGRKLGRPVTVDEIGMGTTRQLTSSVGLHFAAGLAESLEQATELWRSDVARRESGDGQNPYAPGGSSVAPAALVEPSRDWLITPADTEVARATGARVGTADVGAVVATTAALVALDRRWGSGHVRPVVVHYLNSVVAGLLDGSYRETIGRELFAAAARLTELAGYMAVDSGLPGLAQRYYIQALRLAQAAGDRGFGGYVLAAGMSHLAAELGNPREVIQLARAAQEGSRGRVTPRAQALFLAAEARGYAQLGDQEGCRRTASEALAALERSDADSGDEPAWIAHFDAAYLADELAHCHRDLGQGRAAQQRAIEALSGHPETRARRRAIGLLILATGQLQEGELDAACHTASEAGTLLDGLRSGRGGDYFEDFRSRLAPHRNEPTVREFAARWPQRAA; translated from the coding sequence ATGACTGCCAGACCACTGATCGCCCGCCAGCCCAACGAGCGCCTGCTGTCCCTCATCCGCGAGGCCGGCTGCTCCAACGCGGGTCTGGCCCGGCGCGTCAACTTGTGTGCCGCCGAGCACGGCTTCGACTTCCGGTACGACAAAACGTCCGTCGCCCGCTGGATCCGTGGCCAGCAGCCGCGCGGCCGGGCGCCCGAGGTCATCGCCGAGGCGCTCGGCCGCAAGCTGGGCCGCCCGGTGACCGTGGACGAGATCGGCATGGGCACCACCCGCCAGCTCACCTCTTCGGTGGGCCTGCACTTCGCGGCCGGGCTCGCGGAGAGCCTGGAGCAGGCGACCGAGCTGTGGCGCTCCGACGTGGCCCGCAGGGAGAGCGGTGACGGCCAGAACCCGTACGCCCCCGGCGGCTCCAGCGTGGCCCCGGCCGCGCTGGTCGAGCCCAGCCGCGACTGGCTGATCACCCCGGCCGACACCGAGGTGGCCCGCGCGACGGGGGCGCGCGTCGGCACGGCGGACGTGGGGGCCGTCGTCGCGACCACGGCCGCGCTGGTCGCTCTCGACCGCCGCTGGGGCTCCGGCCACGTGCGCCCGGTCGTCGTCCACTACCTCAACAGCGTCGTCGCCGGCCTCCTGGACGGCTCGTACCGGGAAACGATCGGCCGCGAGCTGTTCGCCGCCGCCGCCCGGCTCACCGAGCTGGCCGGGTACATGGCGGTGGACAGCGGCCTGCCCGGCCTGGCCCAGCGGTACTACATCCAGGCCCTGCGCCTCGCCCAGGCGGCCGGCGACCGGGGCTTCGGCGGCTATGTGCTGGCGGCGGGCATGAGCCACCTCGCCGCCGAGCTGGGGAACCCGCGCGAGGTGATCCAGCTCGCCCGCGCCGCCCAGGAGGGCTCCCGGGGCCGCGTCACGCCGCGCGCGCAGGCGCTCTTCCTGGCCGCCGAGGCACGTGGCTACGCTCAGCTCGGCGACCAGGAAGGCTGCCGCCGGACGGCGTCCGAGGCCCTGGCCGCGCTGGAGCGCTCGGACGCCGACTCGGGCGACGAGCCCGCGTGGATCGCCCACTTCGACGCGGCCTACCTCGCGGACGAGCTGGCCCACTGCCACCGCGACCTGGGCCAGGGCCGGGCGGCACAACAGCGCGCGATCGAAGCCCTGTCGGGCCACCCGGAGACCCGGGCGCGGCGCCGCGCGATAGGTCTTCTCATCCTGGCCACCGGCCAGTTGCAGGAAGGCGAGCTGGACGCCGCCTGCCACACGGCTTCTGAGGCGGGCACCCTGCTGGACGGCCTGCGCTCGGGCCGGGGCGGCGACTACTTCGAGGACTTCCGCTCCCGCCTGGCCCCCCACCGCAACGAACCGACGGTCCGCGAATTCGCCGCCCGCTGGCCCCAGCGCGCGGCGTGA
- a CDS encoding bifunctional DNA primase/polymerase produces the protein MDVDETIAVTSAVTTQTNPRQHDDPLLEHAVRYAEERHWDVLPGTWLAYDKGVARCSCAVETCYAPGAHPTRMDWPAHATGSAVEARRLWEREPRAAILLPTGRTFDVLDVPETAGCLALARMERTGTELGPVAGTPTGRLQFFVLPGGATKVPGTLRRLGWEPATMDLVPRGEGDFVAAPPTRIGTRGSVQWARRPTTTNRWLPDAEQLLPTLAYACAQER, from the coding sequence ATGGATGTGGATGAGACCATCGCCGTCACCTCAGCCGTGACCACCCAGACGAACCCTCGGCAGCACGACGATCCGCTGCTCGAACACGCCGTCCGATACGCCGAGGAGCGGCACTGGGACGTGCTGCCCGGCACGTGGCTGGCATACGACAAGGGCGTGGCCCGCTGCTCGTGCGCGGTCGAGACGTGCTACGCGCCCGGCGCGCATCCGACCCGCATGGACTGGCCGGCGCACGCGACGGGCAGTGCCGTCGAGGCACGGCGGCTGTGGGAGCGGGAGCCGCGCGCGGCGATCCTGCTGCCGACCGGGCGGACGTTCGACGTGCTGGACGTGCCGGAGACGGCCGGCTGTCTGGCCCTGGCGCGGATGGAGCGGACCGGCACGGAGCTGGGGCCGGTCGCGGGGACGCCGACCGGGCGGCTGCAGTTCTTCGTGCTGCCGGGCGGCGCGACCAAGGTGCCGGGGACGCTGCGGCGGCTCGGCTGGGAGCCGGCCACCATGGACCTGGTCCCGCGCGGCGAGGGCGACTTCGTGGCCGCGCCGCCGACGCGGATCGGGACGCGCGGCTCGGTGCAGTGGGCGCGGCGGCCGACCACGACGAACCGCTGGCTGCCCGACGCCGAACAGCTCCTGCCCACACTCGCCTACGCCTGCGCCCAGGAGCGTTGA
- a CDS encoding alpha/beta fold hydrolase has protein sequence MARRVHVVGQGGVRLAAWEFGEPPREKRADGRAERPGVLLLHGLLGRASHWADTARWLSARWRAVALDQRGHGRSDKPAAGPFDRDAFVADAEAAVEQLGLGPAVLIGHAMGALTAWQLAARRPDLVRAVVICDMRAAALGVRSRQEWSAWLASWPVPFATLADVRRWFGEEDPALDRPRPARGDFFAEVMAERADGWRPGFSRPQMLAAREGWVREAHWDELALVQSPTLVVRGLDGELGRAEAHEMVRVLPRGRYADIPDAGHLVHLERPAEWREIVEGFLRDEGLW, from the coding sequence ATGGCGCGTCGCGTCCACGTTGTTGGGCAGGGCGGAGTGCGGCTGGCCGCCTGGGAGTTCGGCGAGCCGCCGAGGGAGAAGCGGGCGGACGGCCGGGCGGAGCGGCCGGGTGTCCTGCTGCTGCACGGATTGCTGGGCCGCGCCTCGCACTGGGCGGACACCGCCCGCTGGCTGTCGGCCCGCTGGCGCGCGGTCGCCCTGGACCAGCGCGGCCACGGCCGCAGCGACAAGCCGGCCGCGGGTCCGTTCGACCGGGACGCCTTCGTGGCGGACGCGGAGGCCGCCGTCGAGCAGCTCGGCCTGGGCCCGGCCGTGCTGATCGGGCACGCCATGGGCGCGCTGACGGCATGGCAGCTCGCCGCCCGCCGCCCGGATCTGGTGCGCGCGGTGGTGATCTGCGACATGCGGGCGGCGGCGCTCGGCGTCCGCTCGCGGCAGGAGTGGAGCGCGTGGCTGGCCTCGTGGCCGGTGCCGTTCGCCACGCTGGCGGACGTGCGGCGCTGGTTCGGCGAGGAGGATCCGGCGCTGGACCGCCCGCGCCCCGCCCGGGGGGACTTCTTCGCGGAGGTGATGGCCGAGCGGGCCGACGGCTGGCGGCCGGGCTTCTCGCGCCCGCAGATGCTGGCCGCCCGAGAGGGCTGGGTCCGTGAGGCGCACTGGGACGAGCTGGCCCTCGTCCAGAGCCCGACCCTGGTCGTGCGCGGCCTCGACGGCGAGCTGGGCCGTGCCGAGGCGCACGAGATGGTCCGCGTGCTGCCGCGGGGCCGCTATGCCGACATCCCCGACGCCGGCCACCTGGTCCATCTCGAACGCCCGGCGGAGTGGCGGGAGATAGTCGAGGGCTTCCTGAGAGACGAGGGCCTGTGGTGA
- a CDS encoding metal-dependent transcriptional regulator — MSGLIDTTEMYLRTILELEEEGVVPMRARIAERLEQSGPTVSQTVARMERDGLLSIAGDRHLELTDEGRRLAQRVMRKHRLAECLLVDVIGLEWEQVHAEACRWEHVMSDAVERRVLELLNHPTESPYGNPIPGLAELGETGEADPFIGEGMVALTDLDTDGGKTVIVRRIGEPIQTDSQVMHTLRRAGVQPGASVSVTAGAGGGVQVGSGGEAAELAHHIAMHVFVAKG; from the coding sequence ATGTCCGGACTCATCGACACCACCGAGATGTACCTCCGCACCATTCTGGAGCTGGAGGAGGAAGGCGTGGTCCCGATGCGTGCCCGGATCGCCGAGCGGCTGGAGCAGAGCGGCCCGACGGTGAGCCAGACCGTGGCGAGGATGGAGCGGGACGGCCTGCTGAGCATCGCGGGCGACCGGCACCTGGAGCTGACGGACGAGGGGCGCAGGCTGGCGCAGCGGGTGATGCGCAAGCACCGTCTCGCGGAGTGTCTGCTGGTGGATGTGATCGGCCTGGAGTGGGAGCAGGTCCACGCGGAGGCGTGCCGGTGGGAGCACGTCATGAGCGACGCGGTCGAGCGCCGCGTGCTGGAGCTGCTGAACCATCCGACGGAGTCCCCCTACGGGAATCCGATCCCCGGCCTGGCCGAGCTGGGGGAGACGGGCGAGGCGGACCCGTTCATCGGTGAGGGCATGGTCGCGCTCACGGATCTGGACACCGACGGCGGCAAGACGGTCATCGTCCGCCGCATCGGCGAGCCCATCCAGACCGACTCGCAGGTGATGCACACGCTGCGCCGCGCGGGCGTGCAGCCGGGGGCCTCGGTCAGCGTGACCGCGGGCGCGGGTGGCGGGGTGCAGGTCGGCAGCGGTGGGGAGGCGGCGGAGCTCGCCCATCACATCGCGATGCACGTCTTCGTGGCGAAGGGCTGA
- a CDS encoding SIS domain-containing protein gives MSEITLADRFFDAAIGLLRTARERQAPRIAEAAALIADTVAAGGKLFAHGAGHSALPAQDLVYRAGGLALVNLLSVPGTTGVDISPATLGSALEHVAGLAPATLDASPADAGDLLIVVSLSGRNALPVEMARHAGERGLAVIGVTSVAYATRTVSRHPSGTFLKDHCDLVLDSGIPVGDATLTSERVGAPFAPASTVVACALLQATVAEATGLMAARGTEPPLLRSANVDGGADWNEKVFAEHADRILWRR, from the coding sequence ATGAGCGAGATCACGCTGGCCGACCGCTTCTTCGACGCGGCCATCGGCCTGCTGCGGACGGCCCGGGAGCGGCAGGCGCCGCGCATCGCGGAGGCCGCCGCCCTGATCGCGGACACCGTGGCGGCGGGCGGCAAGCTCTTCGCCCACGGCGCCGGCCACTCCGCGCTCCCCGCCCAGGACCTGGTCTACCGGGCGGGCGGCCTGGCTCTGGTCAACCTGCTCTCCGTGCCCGGCACCACCGGCGTCGACATCTCTCCCGCCACCCTCGGCAGCGCCCTCGAACACGTCGCCGGCCTCGCCCCCGCCACCCTCGACGCCAGCCCGGCCGACGCGGGCGACCTGCTGATCGTCGTCTCCCTCTCCGGCCGCAACGCCCTGCCCGTCGAGATGGCCCGGCACGCCGGGGAGCGCGGGCTCGCGGTGATCGGCGTGACCTCCGTCGCCTACGCCACGCGGACCGTGTCCCGGCACCCCTCCGGCACGTTCCTCAAGGACCACTGCGACCTGGTCCTGGACAGCGGCATCCCGGTCGGGGACGCGACGCTCACCAGCGAGCGCGTCGGCGCCCCGTTCGCCCCGGCCTCCACCGTCGTGGCCTGCGCGCTGCTCCAGGCCACCGTCGCCGAGGCGACCGGGCTCATGGCGGCGCGCGGCACCGAGCCCCCGCTGCTGCGCTCGGCCAACGTGGACGGCGGCGCCGACTGGAACGAGAAGGTCTTCGCGGAGCACGCCGACCGGATCCTCTGGCGCCGGTAG
- a CDS encoding PAS domain-containing protein — MTSHSETQSDHRASDSRLLSTLLDGMDSALFAVDTGGRVTHWNRQAERLLGWSAEEAVGRAGLGGWAVRDADAADVRKRLLAVLAPATEDDPRQVEEFALLRRDGGRVLVRAQTTVIRDAAGRPAGVTCAFGEVHARLDLERNLALSHALLADSSWAMVIVDADMRTVAVNDRAARALAVTPVDMLGEPLAEFFGAGLEELEGALEQTQVSQGPSSPVELWITLHDDGSREDPLGDQRGGLPGGPRRCLLSGFLRLGSPLAADSEAAPAPLGVAWLFQDITECRRVARDKARRSFRDSQLARATRAAAECEDPLEAAVLHLHYALAGFAEYALLDVVGNSGLVRIAESPGAFCGTSATHGVTVRYRPGHPALQALERSVAVRATGGMARPGWAAEHRWPEEAGHALCVVLRSRGRSLGVLTLLRGLGRRPFDRADVAYGEDVALRVGAAIDLGNVVPGG, encoded by the coding sequence GTGACCTCACATTCCGAGACTCAGTCCGACCATCGCGCCTCCGACAGCCGTTTACTGTCCACTCTGCTCGACGGCATGGACTCCGCCCTCTTCGCCGTGGACACCGGCGGGCGCGTCACCCACTGGAACCGGCAGGCCGAGCGGCTGCTGGGCTGGTCGGCCGAGGAGGCCGTCGGCCGTGCCGGGCTCGGCGGCTGGGCCGTGCGCGACGCCGACGCGGCCGACGTGCGGAAGCGTCTGCTCGCCGTGCTGGCCCCGGCCACGGAGGACGATCCGCGCCAGGTGGAGGAGTTCGCCTTGCTGCGGCGCGACGGCGGCCGGGTGCTCGTGCGGGCGCAGACCACGGTGATCCGGGACGCGGCCGGCCGCCCGGCGGGGGTGACCTGCGCGTTCGGCGAGGTCCACGCGCGGCTGGACCTGGAGCGGAATCTCGCGCTGAGCCACGCGCTGCTGGCGGACTCGTCCTGGGCGATGGTGATCGTCGACGCGGATATGCGCACGGTCGCGGTGAACGACCGGGCCGCACGGGCGCTGGCCGTCACCCCGGTGGACATGCTCGGGGAGCCGCTCGCGGAGTTCTTCGGCGCGGGGCTCGAAGAGCTGGAGGGCGCCCTGGAGCAGACCCAGGTGTCGCAGGGGCCGAGCAGTCCCGTCGAGCTGTGGATCACGCTGCACGACGACGGATCGCGCGAGGACCCGCTCGGCGACCAGCGCGGCGGGCTGCCGGGCGGCCCGCGCCGCTGCCTGCTCAGCGGCTTCCTGCGGCTCGGCTCGCCGCTGGCCGCCGACTCGGAGGCGGCGCCCGCGCCGCTCGGCGTGGCCTGGCTCTTCCAGGACATCACCGAGTGCCGGCGGGTGGCACGCGACAAGGCCAGACGGTCGTTCCGCGACAGCCAGCTCGCCCGCGCGACGCGGGCGGCGGCCGAGTGCGAGGACCCGCTGGAGGCGGCGGTCCTGCACCTGCACTACGCGCTGGCGGGCTTCGCGGAGTACGCGCTGCTCGACGTCGTGGGGAATTCGGGGCTGGTGCGCATAGCCGAGAGCCCCGGCGCGTTCTGCGGCACCTCGGCCACCCATGGCGTGACGGTGCGGTACCGGCCGGGCCACCCCGCGCTCCAGGCGCTGGAGCGCTCCGTCGCGGTGCGCGCGACCGGCGGCATGGCGCGGCCGGGGTGGGCGGCGGAGCACCGGTGGCCGGAGGAGGCGGGGCACGCGCTGTGCGTGGTGCTGCGCAGCCGGGGCCGGAGCCTCGGCGTGCTGACGTTGCTGCGCGGCCTGGGCCGCCGCCCGTTCGACCGCGCCGACGTGGCGTATGGCGAGGATGTCGCGCTGCGTGTGGGCGCCGCGATCGACCTGGGGAATGTCGTCCCGGGAGGGTGA
- the pdxH gene encoding pyridoxamine 5'-phosphate oxidase — translation MRARYRAAGLDEKFLAADPFEQFEQWFAHAAESGLHEPNAMVLSTADPTARPSSRTVLLKQFDRRGFVFFTNYGSRKGREIDANPHVSLLFPWHGVARQVIVAGTAERTGRDETAAYFRTRPHGSQLGAWASEQSSKVASRAQLDQLYAELAERYPESEDVPAPPRWGGYRVVPETVEFWQGRENRLHDRLRYVRQGKGWIVERLCP, via the coding sequence ATGCGCGCCAGGTACCGCGCGGCCGGGCTCGACGAGAAGTTCCTCGCCGCCGATCCCTTCGAGCAGTTCGAGCAGTGGTTCGCACACGCCGCCGAGAGCGGCCTCCACGAGCCGAACGCGATGGTGCTCTCGACCGCCGACCCCACCGCCCGGCCCAGCTCCCGCACGGTCCTGCTGAAGCAGTTCGACCGGCGGGGCTTCGTCTTCTTCACGAACTACGGCTCGCGCAAGGGCCGCGAGATCGACGCGAACCCGCACGTCTCGCTCCTCTTCCCCTGGCACGGCGTCGCCCGCCAGGTGATCGTCGCCGGGACCGCCGAGCGGACCGGGCGCGACGAGACCGCCGCGTACTTCAGGACCCGGCCGCACGGCTCGCAGCTCGGCGCGTGGGCGAGCGAACAGTCCTCGAAGGTCGCCTCGCGTGCCCAGCTCGACCAGCTCTACGCCGAGCTCGCGGAGCGCTACCCGGAGAGCGAGGACGTGCCCGCGCCGCCGCGGTGGGGCGGGTACCGGGTGGTGCCGGAGACCGTCGAGTTCTGGCAGGGCCGGGAGAACCGCCTGCACGACCGGCTGCGCTACGTCCGCCAGGGGAAGGGCTGGATCGTGGAGCGCCTCTGCCCGTAG
- a CDS encoding citrate synthase 2 gives MSEFSPGLEGVVAFETEIAEPDRAGGALRYRGVDIEDLVGHVPFGKVWGLLVDGAFTPGLPPAEPFPIPIRSGDVRVDVQAALAMLAPVWGLKPLLDIDAAQARDDLARAAVLALSFVAQSARGSGLPMVPQREIDKATTVTERFLRRWRGEPDPSHVAALDAYWTSAAEHGMNASTFTARVIASTGADVAAALSGAVGAMSGPLHGGAPSRVLHMIEEIERTGDAEDYVRRKLDAGERLMGFGHRVYRAEDPRARVLRRTAKELGAPRFEVAEALERAALEELGARRPDRVLATNVEFWAAIMLDFAEVPAHMFTAMFTCARTAGWSAHILEQKRTGRLIRPSARYVGPPPRDPREVEGYAD, from the coding sequence ATGTCCGAGTTCTCTCCCGGACTCGAAGGAGTCGTGGCGTTCGAGACGGAGATCGCCGAACCCGACCGTGCAGGCGGCGCCCTCAGATACCGGGGCGTGGACATCGAGGACCTGGTCGGGCACGTGCCGTTCGGCAAGGTGTGGGGGCTGCTCGTGGACGGGGCGTTCACGCCCGGACTGCCGCCCGCCGAGCCGTTCCCGATCCCGATCCGTTCCGGGGACGTGCGGGTCGACGTGCAGGCGGCGCTCGCCATGCTCGCGCCCGTCTGGGGACTCAAGCCGCTGCTCGACATCGACGCGGCCCAGGCCCGGGACGACCTGGCCCGCGCCGCCGTGCTGGCGCTCAGCTTCGTCGCCCAGTCGGCGCGCGGCTCCGGGCTGCCGATGGTGCCGCAGCGCGAGATCGACAAGGCGACCACCGTTACCGAGCGGTTCCTGCGCCGCTGGCGCGGCGAGCCCGACCCCTCGCACGTCGCGGCGCTCGACGCCTACTGGACGTCGGCCGCCGAGCACGGCATGAACGCCTCGACGTTCACCGCCCGCGTCATCGCCTCCACCGGCGCCGACGTGGCGGCGGCGCTGTCGGGCGCGGTCGGCGCGATGTCCGGTCCGCTGCACGGCGGGGCGCCCTCCCGCGTGCTGCACATGATCGAGGAGATCGAGCGGACCGGCGACGCCGAGGACTATGTGCGGCGCAAGCTGGACGCGGGCGAGCGGCTGATGGGCTTCGGCCACCGCGTCTACCGCGCCGAGGACCCCCGGGCGCGGGTGCTGCGGCGCACCGCGAAGGAGCTGGGCGCGCCGCGCTTCGAGGTCGCGGAGGCGCTGGAGCGGGCGGCACTGGAGGAGCTGGGCGCGCGCCGCCCGGACCGGGTGCTGGCGACGAACGTGGAGTTCTGGGCGGCGATCATGCTCGACTTCGCGGAGGTACCGGCGCACATGTTCACGGCGATGTTCACCTGCGCCCGCACGGCGGGCTGGTCGGCGCACATCCTGGAGCAGAAGCGCACCGGCCGCCTGATCCGCCCCTCCGCCCGCTACGTCGGCCCGCCGCCGCGCGACCCGCGCGAGGTGGAGGGCTACGCGGACTGA
- a CDS encoding FAD-binding and (Fe-S)-binding domain-containing protein gives MAVDGERARELAAELRAEVRGEVAFDAGSRALVTMDASNYRRIPVGVVAPRDADDVAAALAVCRAHGVPVTARGGGTSIAGQATGTGVVLDFTRHMNRVLALDPAARTAVVQPGVVCDALRAAAAPHGLTFGPDPSTHGRCTLGGMIGNNSCGSHSVAWGTTADNVHALDVLTYRGERARLARGTDGGGGVPGPLRAAVESLVADRLALLRTGFPDLPRRISGYALDELLPERGRDWARAFTGSEGTLGVLTGATVRLIRPPAARALAVLGYPDESAAADAAAGLLPHGPLTVEGMAADLVGKAAAALPPGGAWLFAEVGGESDGEAGARAAALCRAAVGDTTGHAVVTDPVAQRALWRVREDAAGVATRRPDGAEAWPGWEDCAVPPTRLGSYLREFRGLLRDHGLRGTPYGHFGEGCVHVRIDFDLLSSQGIARFREFGQELATLVIAHGGSLSGEHGDGMARAELLPRMYGDELVAAFGRFKDAWDPDGGLNPGVLVRPARLDEHLRFVGLPTAPVPVAFAYPDDGGDFGAAVRRCVGVAKCRETTAGPHVMCPSFRATGEERHSTRGRARLLHEMLTGEIVTDGWRSAEVRDALDLCLSCKGCRSDCPVGVDMATYKAEFLHHHYAGRRRPVAHYALGRLPRWLALTAALRLAPLANAATHVPPLAALAKRLGGVAPERTVPPIARQPFTRWWRGREGGGVGRPVVLFPDTFTNYLSPEAGRAAVTVLTAAGLRPEVPGEAVCCGLTYVTTGQLDQARAVMRRTLDRLPPGLPVTVLEPPCAAALRTDLPELLPDDPRARELAGRVRTFAETLREHAPGWTPPRLDRPVAGQTHCHQHAVLGDAADRELRERAGLTGSLSTGCCGLAGNFGFEEGHYEVSVACAEDQLLPAVRAAPVGTVLLADGYSCRVQLAQLTGHQAHHLAEALANAL, from the coding sequence ATGGCTGTGGACGGGGAACGGGCGCGGGAGCTGGCCGCCGAGCTGCGCGCGGAGGTGCGCGGCGAGGTCGCGTTCGACGCGGGGAGCCGGGCGCTGGTCACCATGGACGCCTCCAACTACCGGCGGATCCCGGTCGGCGTGGTCGCCCCGCGCGACGCGGACGACGTGGCGGCGGCGCTCGCCGTCTGCCGGGCGCACGGCGTGCCCGTGACCGCGCGCGGCGGCGGTACCAGCATCGCCGGGCAGGCCACCGGGACCGGCGTCGTGCTGGACTTCACCCGCCACATGAACCGCGTGCTCGCGCTCGACCCCGCCGCCCGCACCGCCGTCGTCCAGCCCGGCGTCGTCTGCGACGCGCTGCGCGCCGCCGCCGCGCCGCACGGGCTGACGTTCGGTCCTGATCCGTCGACGCACGGCCGTTGCACGCTCGGCGGGATGATCGGGAACAATTCCTGCGGCTCCCACTCCGTCGCCTGGGGCACCACCGCCGACAACGTGCACGCCCTCGATGTCCTCACCTACCGGGGCGAGCGCGCCCGCCTCGCGCGCGGCACCGACGGGGGCGGCGGCGTTCCCGGGCCGCTGCGCGCGGCCGTCGAGAGCCTGGTCGCGGACCGGCTCGCCCTGCTCCGCACCGGCTTCCCCGATCTGCCGCGCCGCATCTCCGGCTACGCGCTGGACGAGCTGCTGCCGGAGCGGGGCCGGGACTGGGCCCGCGCGTTCACCGGGAGCGAGGGCACGCTCGGCGTTCTGACCGGGGCCACCGTCCGGCTGATCCGGCCCCCGGCCGCGCGGGCGCTGGCCGTGCTCGGCTATCCGGACGAGAGCGCGGCGGCCGACGCGGCGGCCGGGCTGCTGCCGCACGGGCCGCTGACCGTCGAGGGCATGGCCGCCGACCTGGTCGGCAAGGCCGCCGCCGCGCTGCCGCCGGGCGGCGCCTGGCTGTTCGCCGAGGTCGGCGGCGAGAGCGACGGCGAGGCCGGGGCGCGCGCCGCCGCGCTGTGCCGCGCGGCGGTCGGCGACACCACCGGCCACGCCGTGGTCACCGATCCGGTGGCCCAACGGGCGCTGTGGCGCGTGCGGGAGGACGCCGCAGGCGTGGCGACGCGGCGGCCGGACGGCGCCGAGGCATGGCCGGGATGGGAGGACTGCGCGGTGCCGCCGACCCGGCTCGGCAGCTATCTCCGGGAGTTCCGGGGGCTGTTGCGCGATCACGGCCTGCGCGGCACGCCGTACGGGCACTTCGGGGAGGGCTGCGTCCACGTCCGCATCGACTTCGACCTGCTGTCGTCTCAGGGCATCGCGCGCTTCCGGGAGTTCGGTCAGGAGCTGGCCACGCTGGTGATCGCCCACGGCGGCTCGCTGTCCGGCGAGCACGGCGACGGGATGGCCCGCGCCGAGCTGCTGCCGCGCATGTACGGGGACGAACTCGTCGCCGCCTTCGGCCGATTCAAGGACGCCTGGGATCCCGATGGCGGCCTCAACCCGGGGGTGCTGGTCCGCCCGGCCCGCCTGGACGAGCACCTGCGCTTCGTCGGGCTGCCCACCGCGCCGGTGCCCGTCGCGTTCGCCTACCCGGACGACGGCGGCGACTTCGGGGCGGCCGTCCGCCGCTGCGTCGGCGTCGCCAAGTGCCGTGAGACGACGGCCGGTCCGCACGTCATGTGTCCCTCCTTCCGGGCCACCGGCGAGGAGCGCCACTCCACCCGGGGGCGCGCCCGGCTGCTGCACGAGATGCTGACCGGTGAGATCGTCACCGACGGCTGGCGCTCGGCGGAGGTGCGCGACGCGCTCGACCTGTGTCTGTCGTGCAAGGGGTGCCGGTCGGACTGTCCGGTCGGCGTCGACATGGCCACCTACAAGGCCGAGTTCCTCCACCACCACTACGCCGGGCGACGCCGGCCCGTCGCCCACTACGCGCTGGGCCGGCTGCCGCGCTGGCTCGCCCTGACCGCCGCGCTGCGCCTGGCGCCCCTGGCCAACGCGGCGACGCACGTGCCGCCGCTGGCCGCGCTCGCCAAGCGCCTCGGCGGTGTCGCGCCCGAACGGACCGTCCCGCCGATCGCGCGGCAGCCGTTCACCCGCTGGTGGCGTGGCCGGGAGGGCGGCGGGGTCGGCCGCCCGGTGGTGCTCTTCCCCGACACGTTCACCAACTACCTGTCCCCGGAGGCCGGCCGCGCAGCCGTCACCGTGCTGACCGCCGCCGGGCTGCGCCCCGAGGTGCCCGGGGAAGCGGTGTGCTGCGGGCTGACCTACGTCACCACCGGCCAACTCGACCAGGCGCGCGCGGTGATGCGCCGCACCCTGGACCGGCTGCCGCCGGGGCTGCCCGTCACCGTCCTCGAACCGCCGTGCGCGGCGGCTCTGCGCACGGACCTCCCCGAGCTGCTTCCCGACGACCCGCGCGCCCGCGAACTCGCCGGGCGCGTCCGTACGTTCGCCGAGACGCTCCGGGAGCACGCCCCCGGCTGGACCCCGCCGCGCCTGGACCGCCCGGTCGCCGGACAGACGCACTGCCACCAGCACGCGGTCCTCGGCGACGCCGCCGACCGGGAGCTGCGCGAACGAGCGGGCCTGACCGGCTCGTTGTCCACCGGCTGCTGCGGCCTGGCGGGCAACTTCGGCTTCGAGGAGGGACATTACGAGGTATCCGTGGCCTGCGCGGAGGACCAGCTCCTGCCCGCCGTCCGTGCCGCACCCGTCGGCACCGTGCTGCTGGCCGACGGCTACTCCTGCCGTGTCCAACTGGCCCAGCTCACCGGCCACCAGGCCCACCACCTGGCCGAAGCCCTGGCGAACGCGCTCTGA